A genomic stretch from Ooceraea biroi isolate clonal line C1 chromosome 3, Obir_v5.4, whole genome shotgun sequence includes:
- the LOC105277249 gene encoding glycine receptor subunit alpha-3 isoform X6 produces MRNRCAASVFTLFFQRRQTYVADIFLAQSWRDSRLRLPENMSEDYRILDVDWLHNIWRPDCFFKNAKKVTFHEMSIPNHYLWLYHDKTLLYMSKLTLVLSCAMKFESYPHDTQICSMMIESLSHTTQDLVFLWNTTDPLVVNPEIELPQLDISNNYTTDCTIEYSTGNFTCIQIVFNLRRRLGYHLFHTYIPSALIVVMSWIAFWIKPEAIPARVTLGVTSLLTLATQNTQSQQSLPPVSYVKAIDVWMSSCSVFVFLSLMEFAVVNNYMGPIATKAMKGYSDEDLREAIDDFKTPMRPDAERSRSPVRSPAVQYDECCQGRATAIYIDKVSRFFFPFSFFILNVVYWSTFL; encoded by the exons TGCGGCATCTGTGTTCACATTGTTTTTCCAACGGCGACAGACGTACGTGGCCGACATATTTCTCGCGCAGAGCTGGCGGGACTCAAGATTGCGATTGCCGGAGAACATGTCCGAGGATTACAGGATTCTCGATGTGGATTGGCTGCACAACATCTGGAGGCCCGACTGCTTCTTCAAGAATGCAAAGAAAGTTACCTTCCACGAGATGTCGATACCAAACCACTATCTCTGGCTGTATCACGACAAAACGCTGCTTTACATGTCCAA ATTGACATTGGTGCTCTCCTGCGCGATGAAGTTCGAGTCCTATCCTCACGACACTCAGATCTGTTCGATGATGATCGAGAGCC TTTCTCACACGACGCAAGACCTGGTGTTCCTCTGGAACACGACCGATCCCCTTGTGGTGAATCCGGAGATAGAGCTGCCGCAACTCGACATATCGAACAACTACACGACCGACTGTACGATCGAATACTCCACCGGAAACTTCACGTGCATACAGATTGTCTTCAATCTGCGCCGGAGACTGGGTTATCACCTGTTCCATACGTACATCCCGTCCGCCCTGATCGTAGTCATGTCCTGGATCGCCTTTTGGATCAAGCCGGAAGCCATCCCGGCGCGGGTCACGCTCGGTGTGACGTCACTATTGACCCTCG CCACTCAAAACACGCAGTCTCAGCAATCTCTGCCGCCGGTCTCGTACGTGAAGGCAATCGATGTGTGGATGTCTTCGTGCAGCGTGTTCGTCTTCCTGTCCCTCATGGAATTCGCAGTAGTGAACAACTATATGGGACCCATCGCCACGAAGGCCATGAAGGGCTACTCGGACGAGGATCTTCGAGAGGCCATCGACGATTTCAAG ACACCGATGCGACCAGACGCTGAAAGAAGTAGAAGTCCGGTGAGGTCACCGGCGGTTCAGTACGACGAGTGCTGCCAAGGACGGGCCACCGCCATTTACATCGACAAGGTTTCCAGATTCTTCTTCCCCTTCTCGTTCTTCATCCTTAACGTCGTCTATTGGAGCACCTTTCTGTAA